Proteins encoded by one window of Porphyrobacter sp. YT40:
- the ruvA gene encoding Holliday junction branch migration protein RuvA: MIAKLSGRLDATGEDWAVVDVGGVGYLVHCSSRTLAALGEVGEGCTVHTELQVSENDMRLLGFAEQAERDWFRLLTGVQGVGSKVGLAILSALSTGELRDACGRGDAAMVARAQGVGPKLAGRIVNELKDKAGAMPGGSGGFAPSAAAAPAGSKGADAASALENLGFKPAVAAQAVARALEELGEGASEGDLIRVALKKAAG, from the coding sequence ATGATTGCGAAGCTCTCAGGCAGGCTCGATGCGACCGGCGAGGATTGGGCGGTGGTCGACGTGGGCGGTGTGGGCTACCTCGTCCACTGCTCCAGCCGCACCCTCGCCGCGCTGGGCGAGGTCGGAGAGGGCTGCACCGTCCACACCGAATTGCAGGTGAGCGAGAACGATATGCGCCTGCTGGGCTTTGCCGAACAGGCCGAGCGCGACTGGTTCCGCCTGTTGACCGGCGTGCAGGGCGTGGGGAGCAAGGTGGGGCTCGCGATCCTCTCCGCGCTCTCGACCGGAGAACTGCGCGACGCCTGCGGGCGTGGCGACGCGGCGATGGTCGCCCGCGCACAGGGCGTGGGGCCGAAGCTGGCGGGGCGGATCGTCAACGAGCTGAAGGATAAGGCGGGCGCGATGCCGGGCGGCTCGGGCGGCTTCGCGCCGAGCGCTGCAGCGGCCCCCGCAGGCAGCAAGGGCGCGGACGCGGCGAGCGCTTTGGAGAACCTCGGCTTCAAGCCTGCCGTGGCGGCGCAGGCCGTGGCCCGCGCGCTCGAGGAACTGGGCGAAGGCGCGAGCGAGGGTGATCTGATCCGGGTCGCGCTGAAGAAGGCGGCGGGGTGA
- the ahpC gene encoding alkyl hydroperoxide reductase subunit C yields the protein MGIIGSTIQPFTATAFQKGKDFFEVTNEDLAGKWSVFFFYPADFTFVCPTELEDMGEKYATLQSMGVEVYAVSTDTHFSHKAWHDTSDKIGKLTFPFLGDQNHVLSNQFGVLREGVGLADRATFVVDPDGVIQIMEITCEGVGRNANELTRKIKAAQYVRANPGQVCPAAWEEGSDTLAPSLDLVGKI from the coding sequence ATGGGTATCATCGGTTCGACCATCCAGCCGTTCACCGCCACCGCCTTCCAGAAGGGCAAGGACTTTTTCGAAGTCACCAACGAAGATCTCGCCGGCAAGTGGTCGGTGTTCTTCTTCTACCCGGCCGACTTCACTTTCGTGTGCCCGACCGAGCTCGAGGACATGGGCGAGAAGTATGCCACCCTCCAGTCGATGGGTGTCGAAGTCTACGCCGTCTCGACCGATACGCACTTCAGCCACAAGGCCTGGCACGACACCTCGGACAAGATCGGCAAGCTGACCTTCCCGTTCCTGGGCGACCAGAACCACGTGCTGTCGAACCAGTTCGGCGTGCTGCGTGAAGGCGTCGGCCTTGCCGACCGTGCGACCTTCGTGGTCGATCCGGACGGCGTGATCCAGATCATGGAAATCACCTGCGAAGGCGTGGGCCGCAATGCCAACGAACTGACCCGCAAGATCAAGGCCGCCCAGTATGTGCGCGCCAACCCCGGTCAGGTCTGCCCGGCGGCGTGGGAAGAAGGCAGCGACACGCTGGCCCCCTCGCTCGACCTGGTCGGCAAGATCTGA
- the aroC gene encoding chorismate synthase — MSWNTFGRVLRFTTWGESHGPALGAVVDGCPPGLAISEAFIQPFLDARKPGTSRFTTQRREDDLVRILSGVFEGKTTGTPISLTIENTDQRSKDYSEIAQRYRPGHADYAYDAKYGIRDYRGGGRSSARETAARVAAGAVARLVIPEVTITAYVCELGGDRIDPAAVDYTEIANNPFFCPDPAAAKRWEEKVDAARKAGSSLGAIVECVATGVPAGWGAPIYAKLDSDLASAMMSINAVKGVEIGDGFEAARLTGEENADRMRPGPDGKPLYLANHAGGTAGGISTGQPVVCRVAFKPTSSILTPVESINSAGEAVEVVTKGRHDPCVGIRGTPVVEAMMALVLADHKLLHRGQVGQ; from the coding sequence ATGAGCTGGAACACCTTTGGGCGCGTGCTGCGCTTTACCACCTGGGGAGAGAGCCACGGGCCCGCATTGGGCGCGGTTGTCGACGGGTGCCCGCCGGGGCTCGCGATCTCCGAAGCGTTCATCCAGCCCTTCCTCGATGCCCGTAAGCCCGGCACCAGCCGCTTCACCACCCAGCGGCGCGAGGATGATCTGGTGCGGATCCTCTCTGGGGTGTTCGAGGGCAAGACCACCGGCACGCCGATCAGCCTGACGATCGAGAACACCGACCAGCGCTCGAAAGACTACTCCGAGATCGCCCAGCGCTACCGCCCGGGCCACGCCGACTACGCCTATGATGCCAAATACGGCATCCGCGACTATCGCGGCGGCGGCAGGTCGTCGGCGCGCGAGACGGCGGCGCGGGTGGCGGCTGGTGCGGTGGCACGGTTAGTGATCCCCGAGGTCACGATCACGGCTTACGTGTGCGAACTTGGCGGCGACCGGATCGACCCGGCGGCCGTCGACTACACCGAAATCGCCAACAACCCCTTCTTCTGCCCCGATCCCGCCGCCGCCAAGCGCTGGGAGGAAAAGGTCGATGCCGCACGCAAGGCCGGATCATCGCTCGGCGCGATTGTCGAGTGTGTGGCGACCGGCGTCCCCGCAGGCTGGGGCGCGCCGATCTATGCCAAGCTCGACAGCGATCTTGCGAGCGCGATGATGAGCATCAACGCGGTCAAGGGCGTCGAAATCGGCGACGGCTTCGAAGCCGCGCGCCTGACCGGCGAAGAAAACGCCGACCGGATGCGCCCGGGGCCGGACGGCAAGCCGCTCTACCTCGCCAATCACGCGGGCGGCACGGCGGGCGGCATTTCGACCGGCCAGCCGGTGGTGTGCCGGGTGGCATTCAAGCCGACTTCCTCGATCCTCACCCCGGTGGAATCGATAAACTCAGCCGGCGAGGCGGTGGAGGTGGTCACCAAGGGCCGCCACGACCCCTGCGTCGGCATCCGCGGCACGCCCGTGGTCGAGGCAATGATGGCGCTGGTGCTGGCGGACCACAAGCTGCTGCACCGGGGGCAGGTGGGGCAATAA
- the ruvB gene encoding Holliday junction branch migration DNA helicase RuvB: MTDPLHSPVRQPGDPDAALRPRRLAEFVGQEAAKGNLAVFIAAARARGEAMDHTLFFGPPGLGKTTLAQIIAGELGVGFRATSGPVIAKAGDLAALLTNLEPHDVLFIDEIHRLSPVVEEVLYPAMEDRALDLIIGEGPSARSVRIDLPPFTLIGATTRQGLLTTPLRDRFGIPVRLNFYTHEELERVVTRAAGLMGLAIAPDGAHEIARRSRGTPRVAGRLLRRVRDFADVAGSASVTRAVADEALTRLEIDRLGLDTMDRRYLTMIATTYKGGPVGIETLAAGLAEPRDTVEEVVEPYLIQLGLVARTARGRMLNDAGWAHLELTPPRESPPPQAGLFED, from the coding sequence ATGACTGACCCCCTCCACTCCCCTGTCCGCCAACCCGGCGATCCGGACGCAGCCCTGCGCCCGCGCCGTCTGGCCGAGTTCGTCGGGCAGGAAGCGGCCAAGGGCAACCTTGCAGTCTTCATCGCCGCCGCGCGCGCGCGGGGGGAGGCGATGGATCATACGCTGTTCTTCGGCCCTCCCGGCCTCGGCAAGACCACGCTCGCGCAGATCATCGCGGGCGAGCTTGGCGTGGGCTTCCGCGCCACCTCCGGCCCCGTCATCGCCAAGGCGGGCGACCTCGCCGCGCTGCTCACCAATCTCGAACCGCACGACGTGCTGTTCATCGACGAGATCCACCGGCTCTCGCCGGTCGTGGAAGAAGTGCTCTACCCGGCGATGGAGGACCGCGCGCTCGATCTTATCATCGGCGAAGGGCCGAGCGCCCGCTCTGTCCGGATCGACCTGCCGCCCTTCACCCTGATCGGTGCCACGACACGGCAGGGCCTGCTGACCACGCCGCTGCGCGACCGTTTCGGCATTCCGGTGCGGCTCAACTTCTACACCCACGAGGAACTGGAGCGCGTCGTCACCCGCGCGGCGGGCCTCATGGGTCTCGCGATTGCGCCCGACGGCGCGCACGAGATCGCCCGCCGCTCGCGCGGTACACCGCGGGTCGCGGGCCGCCTGCTGCGCCGCGTGCGCGACTTTGCCGATGTCGCGGGCAGTGCCAGCGTGACCCGGGCGGTCGCGGACGAGGCGCTGACCCGGCTCGAGATCGACCGCCTCGGGCTCGACACGATGGACCGCCGCTACCTCACCATGATCGCCACCACCTACAAGGGCGGCCCGGTGGGGATCGAGACGCTCGCCGCAGGCCTCGCCGAACCGCGCGACACGGTGGAGGAGGTGGTCGAGCCCTACCTCATCCAGCTCGGCCTCGTCGCCCGCACAGCGCGCGGGCGCATGCTCAACGATGCCGGATGGGCGCATCTGGAGCTGACCCCGCCCAGAGAATCACCCCCGCCCCAGGCCGGACTGTTCGAGGACTGA
- a CDS encoding alpha/beta hydrolase: MPHFKTRDDTSIRFKELGEGRPVILIHGWPLSADSWDPVMMHLAENGMRAIAYDRRGFGASDHAPGGYDYDTFSDDLADLIAHLGLSGNIALAGFSMGGGEIARYMSRHGGEGVTAAALVSSVVPYMLKTDDNPDGVPDATFQEMTQGMKDDFRAFFTGFFKDFYGVGGPGTQVTEEERHWAWLTTMKASQYATLQSAAAFAYTDFRPDLPHFKVPTLVIHGTNDQTVPIGATGRAAAQNIEGATLIEYADEPHAVFATVTDRLKTDLAEFFAANT; the protein is encoded by the coding sequence ATGCCGCATTTCAAAACTCGCGACGATACTTCAATCCGTTTCAAAGAATTGGGCGAAGGCCGCCCGGTCATTTTGATCCACGGTTGGCCGCTATCGGCCGACAGTTGGGATCCGGTGATGATGCATCTCGCCGAAAACGGCATGCGCGCGATCGCTTACGACCGCCGCGGATTCGGCGCGTCCGACCATGCCCCGGGCGGCTATGACTACGACACTTTCAGTGACGATTTGGCCGATCTGATCGCGCATCTCGGTCTGTCAGGCAACATTGCGCTTGCGGGCTTCTCGATGGGGGGTGGGGAAATCGCGCGCTACATGAGCCGCCATGGCGGCGAGGGCGTGACAGCCGCTGCGCTGGTTAGTTCGGTCGTGCCTTATATGCTCAAGACCGACGACAATCCTGACGGCGTGCCCGACGCGACCTTTCAGGAGATGACACAGGGCATGAAAGACGATTTCCGCGCCTTCTTCACCGGCTTCTTCAAGGACTTCTACGGTGTCGGCGGCCCGGGCACGCAGGTTACCGAGGAGGAGCGGCACTGGGCATGGCTCACCACGATGAAGGCGTCGCAATATGCCACGCTGCAATCAGCCGCGGCCTTTGCCTACACCGATTTCCGCCCCGATCTGCCGCACTTCAAGGTCCCCACGCTGGTCATTCACGGCACCAATGATCAAACCGTGCCGATCGGTGCGACGGGACGTGCAGCGGCGCAGAATATCGAAGGCGCGACTCTGATCGAATATGCAGATGAACCCCATGCAGTGTTCGCCACCGTCACCGATCGCCTGAAGACCGATCTGGCCGAGTTCTTCGCTGCCAACACCTGA
- the ahpF gene encoding alkyl hydroperoxide reductase subunit F has protein sequence MLDAAMQAQLKTYLANLREGVELVASLDDSEKSRQTRTLIEQIAAQHNLVTARFDGTDDRKPSFVIRRASDAEKWVRFAGLPMGHEFTSLVLALLWAGGHPPKVDADLIEQIRALEGDYNFEMFFSLSCHNCPDVVQALTLMALENPRITATLIEGGTFQEEVERRDIMAVPATFLNGDPFYNGKMELAEILAKLDVNADAKAAEKLAAKAPFEVLVVGGGPAGAAAAVYTARKGFRTGIAAERFGGQLMDTLGIENLPGTPYTEGPKLTDSLKKHVGEYEIDLMDLARAVELRAAKDVGGYHEVVMANGASLKARSLILSTGARWRNLGVPGEAEYRNKGVAYCPHCDGPLFKGKRIAVIGGGNSGVEAAIDLAGIVGHVTLIEFDVKLRADEVLQRKLRSMPNVEIITNGQTTEVLGDGTRVNGLVVKNRANGEERRIDLEGVFVQIGLVPNTEWLRETGLELSKFGEIVIDDHGATSIPGIYAAGDCTTVPHKQIVVAMGEGAKAGLGAFDFLIRNEPVEEIAQAA, from the coding sequence ATGCTCGATGCCGCCATGCAGGCCCAGCTCAAGACCTATCTCGCCAACCTTCGCGAAGGCGTGGAACTCGTCGCCTCGCTCGACGACAGCGAGAAGTCGCGCCAGACCCGCACACTGATCGAACAGATCGCCGCGCAGCACAACCTCGTCACCGCGCGTTTCGACGGGACCGATGATCGCAAGCCCAGCTTCGTCATCCGCCGCGCTTCGGACGCCGAGAAGTGGGTGCGCTTTGCAGGTCTCCCGATGGGCCATGAATTCACGTCGCTGGTGCTCGCGCTGCTGTGGGCCGGGGGCCACCCGCCCAAGGTCGATGCAGATCTGATCGAGCAGATCCGCGCGCTGGAAGGCGACTACAATTTCGAGATGTTCTTCTCGCTCTCGTGCCACAATTGCCCCGACGTGGTGCAGGCGCTGACGCTGATGGCGCTGGAAAACCCGCGCATCACCGCGACCTTGATCGAGGGCGGCACCTTCCAGGAGGAGGTCGAGCGCCGCGATATCATGGCGGTCCCTGCGACCTTCCTTAACGGCGACCCCTTCTACAACGGCAAGATGGAGCTGGCCGAGATTCTGGCGAAGCTCGACGTCAACGCTGATGCCAAGGCGGCCGAAAAGCTCGCCGCCAAGGCGCCGTTCGAGGTGCTGGTGGTCGGCGGTGGCCCGGCGGGCGCGGCGGCGGCGGTCTATACCGCGCGCAAGGGCTTCCGCACCGGGATCGCGGCAGAGCGCTTCGGCGGACAGTTGATGGATACGCTCGGGATCGAGAACCTCCCCGGCACGCCCTACACCGAGGGCCCGAAGCTGACCGACAGCCTCAAGAAGCACGTCGGCGAATACGAGATCGACCTGATGGACCTCGCTCGCGCAGTCGAACTGCGCGCGGCGAAGGACGTGGGCGGCTATCATGAAGTCGTGATGGCCAACGGCGCGAGCCTCAAGGCGCGCTCGTTGATCCTCTCCACCGGCGCGCGCTGGCGCAACCTCGGCGTCCCCGGCGAGGCGGAATACCGCAACAAGGGCGTGGCCTATTGCCCGCACTGCGACGGCCCGCTGTTCAAGGGCAAGCGCATCGCGGTGATCGGCGGCGGCAACTCCGGCGTCGAAGCGGCGATCGACCTCGCCGGGATCGTCGGCCACGTCACGCTGATCGAATTCGACGTGAAGCTACGCGCCGACGAAGTGTTGCAGCGCAAGCTGCGCTCGATGCCGAATGTCGAGATCATCACCAACGGCCAGACCACCGAAGTGCTGGGTGACGGCACCCGCGTGAACGGCCTCGTGGTCAAGAACCGCGCCAATGGCGAAGAACGCCGCATCGATCTGGAAGGCGTATTCGTCCAGATCGGCCTCGTGCCCAACACCGAGTGGCTGCGCGAGACGGGGCTGGAGCTGTCGAAGTTCGGCGAGATCGTGATCGACGATCACGGCGCGACCAGCATCCCCGGCATCTACGCCGCGGGCGACTGCACCACCGTGCCGCACAAGCAGATCGTCGTCGCGATGGGCGAAGGCGCGAAGGCGGGCCTCGGCGCGTTCGACTTCCTCATTCGCAACGAGCCGGTCGAGGAAATCGCGCAGGCTGCTTGA
- the acnA gene encoding aconitate hydratase AcnA, with protein MTAIGQDSLGTRQMLDVNGKQYAYYSLAKAAEQLGDISKLPISMKVLLENLLRFEDGGFTVDRKHIQAIVDWQKNPATGEEIQYRPARVLLQDFTGVPCVVDLAAMRDAIKQLGGDTAKINPLVPVDLVIDHSVMVDEFGHPKAMEANMALEYERNAERYDFLKWGSKSFKNFTAVPPGTGICHQVNLEYIGRGVWSSEGPDGTMVAYPDTCVGTDSHTTMINGMGVLGWGVGGIEAEAAMLGQPVSMLIPEVVGFYLEGAMAEGVTATDLVLTCVQMLREVGVVGRFVEFYGPGVANLTLADRATIANMAPEYGATCGFFGIDDKTIEYLRLTGRSEESIALVEAYAKAQGMWFDPANEPVFTKTLSLDMAAVVPSLAGPKRPQDKVVLQEVDELFNSDLAKVYGKSAPARVGVEGKDHDIGDGDVVIAAITSCTNTSNPDVLIAAGLVAKKANEKGLKPKPWVKTSLAPGSQVVTDYLVKSGLQEHLDATGFDLVGYGCTTCIGNSGPLAAPISAAINGNDIVAASVLSGNRNFEGRVSPDVRANFLASPPLVVAYALKGTVTEDITTTPIGQDQNGNDVMLADLWPTNAEIAAHRAANIDRSMFESRYANVYDGDEHWQAITVEPSDTYQWRAGSTYVANPPYFEGMTMTPAPVTDIVDAKPLAVLGDSVTTDHISPAGSIKEDSPAGSYLKSNQVAKKDFNSYGSRRGNHEVMMRGTFANIRIKNEMVPGVEGGFSTYKGEVMPIYDAAMKHKEDGTPLVVIGGKEYGTGSSRDWAAKGTILLGVRMVIVESFERIHRSNLVGMGVLPLQFKDGDTRETLGLTATDSFSIRGLADLVPGQDVTVEVTREDGTQFSFTALCRIDTANEMEYYRHGGILHYVLRKLAA; from the coding sequence ATGACCGCAATCGGCCAGGATTCGCTCGGCACCCGCCAGATGCTTGACGTCAACGGCAAGCAATATGCCTATTACTCGCTGGCGAAGGCCGCCGAGCAGCTCGGCGACATCAGCAAGCTGCCGATTTCGATGAAGGTGCTGCTCGAAAACCTGCTCCGCTTCGAAGACGGCGGCTTCACCGTCGATCGCAAGCACATTCAGGCAATCGTCGACTGGCAGAAGAACCCCGCCACCGGCGAGGAAATCCAGTACCGCCCGGCGCGCGTTCTCCTTCAGGACTTCACCGGCGTGCCCTGCGTGGTCGATCTCGCCGCGATGCGCGATGCGATCAAGCAGCTGGGCGGCGACACCGCCAAGATCAACCCGCTGGTGCCGGTCGACCTCGTGATCGACCACTCGGTGATGGTCGACGAATTCGGCCACCCCAAGGCGATGGAAGCCAACATGGCGCTCGAATACGAGCGTAACGCCGAACGCTACGACTTCCTCAAGTGGGGTTCCAAGAGCTTCAAGAACTTCACCGCCGTGCCGCCGGGCACGGGCATCTGCCACCAGGTGAACCTCGAATATATCGGCCGAGGCGTGTGGTCTTCCGAGGGGCCGGACGGCACGATGGTCGCCTACCCCGATACCTGCGTGGGCACCGACAGCCACACCACCATGATCAACGGCATGGGCGTGCTGGGCTGGGGCGTCGGCGGGATCGAGGCCGAGGCCGCGATGCTCGGCCAGCCGGTGTCGATGCTGATCCCCGAAGTGGTGGGCTTCTACCTCGAAGGCGCGATGGCCGAAGGCGTGACCGCGACCGACCTCGTGCTGACCTGCGTGCAGATGCTGCGCGAAGTCGGCGTGGTGGGCCGTTTCGTCGAATTCTACGGCCCGGGCGTCGCCAACCTCACCCTCGCCGATCGCGCCACCATCGCCAACATGGCCCCCGAATATGGCGCGACCTGCGGCTTCTTCGGCATCGACGACAAGACCATCGAATACCTGCGCCTCACCGGCCGCAGCGAGGAAAGCATCGCGCTGGTCGAAGCCTATGCCAAAGCACAGGGCATGTGGTTCGATCCGGCGAACGAGCCGGTCTTCACCAAGACCCTCTCGCTCGACATGGCCGCCGTCGTCCCCAGCCTCGCCGGGCCCAAGCGTCCGCAGGACAAGGTGGTGCTGCAGGAGGTGGACGAGCTGTTCAATTCCGATCTCGCCAAGGTTTACGGCAAGTCCGCGCCCGCCCGCGTCGGCGTGGAAGGCAAGGATCACGACATCGGCGATGGCGACGTGGTGATCGCCGCGATCACTTCGTGCACCAACACCTCCAACCCCGACGTGCTGATCGCCGCCGGTCTGGTTGCCAAGAAGGCCAACGAGAAGGGCCTCAAGCCCAAGCCGTGGGTCAAGACCTCGCTCGCCCCGGGCTCGCAGGTCGTCACCGACTATCTGGTGAAGTCGGGCCTGCAGGAGCACCTCGATGCGACCGGGTTCGACCTCGTCGGCTATGGCTGCACCACCTGCATCGGGAACTCCGGGCCGCTCGCCGCGCCGATCAGCGCCGCGATCAACGGCAACGACATCGTTGCCGCCTCGGTGCTGTCGGGCAACCGCAACTTCGAAGGCCGCGTCTCTCCCGACGTGCGCGCCAACTTCCTCGCCTCGCCGCCGCTGGTGGTCGCTTACGCGCTGAAGGGCACCGTCACCGAAGACATCACCACCACCCCGATCGGGCAGGACCAGAACGGCAATGACGTGATGCTCGCCGACCTGTGGCCCACCAACGCCGAGATCGCCGCGCACCGCGCCGCCAATATCGACCGCTCGATGTTCGAAAGCCGCTACGCCAACGTCTATGACGGTGACGAGCACTGGCAGGCGATCACCGTGGAACCGTCCGACACCTACCAGTGGCGCGCCGGTTCGACCTATGTCGCCAACCCGCCCTATTTCGAGGGCATGACCATGACCCCGGCGCCGGTCACCGACATCGTCGATGCCAAGCCGCTGGCGGTGCTGGGCGATTCGGTCACGACCGACCACATCTCCCCGGCCGGTTCGATCAAGGAAGACAGCCCGGCGGGCAGCTACCTCAAGTCGAACCAGGTCGCGAAGAAGGACTTCAACTCCTACGGCTCGCGCCGCGGCAACCACGAGGTCATGATGCGCGGCACCTTCGCCAACATTCGCATCAAGAACGAGATGGTGCCGGGCGTCGAAGGCGGCTTCTCGACCTACAAGGGCGAGGTGATGCCGATCTACGACGCGGCGATGAAGCACAAGGAAGACGGCACGCCGCTGGTTGTCATCGGCGGCAAGGAATATGGCACCGGCTCCAGCCGCGACTGGGCGGCCAAGGGCACGATCCTGCTGGGCGTGCGGATGGTGATCGTCGAGAGCTTCGAGCGTATCCACCGCTCGAACCTCGTCGGCATGGGCGTGCTGCCCTTGCAGTTCAAGGACGGCGACACGCGCGAGACGCTGGGCCTCACCGCCACCGACAGCTTCTCGATCCGCGGTCTGGCCGACCTCGTGCCGGGGCAGGACGTCACGGTCGAAGTAACCCGCGAGGATGGCACGCAGTTCAGCTTCACCGCGCTGTGCCGCATCGATACCGCGAACGAGATGGAATATTACCGCCACGGCGGGATTCTCCATTACGTTCTGCGCAAGCTTGCGGCATAA
- a CDS encoding rhodanese-like domain-containing protein: MIRARLALPLVPAALLALAACGGETGQGPSGDAPALGFELAMARTGDSATEAASATIVTLTPEELAARLAKGNVRLIDVRTDEEVAEGVIPGAEHIPLDRFDPAALGPADGREVVLYCRSDRRSGIAAEKLAEATGAPATHLEGGILAWEAAGQPVEKRP, translated from the coding sequence ATGATCCGCGCCCGTCTCGCCCTTCCGCTTGTGCCTGCCGCGCTGCTGGCGCTGGCGGCCTGCGGGGGCGAGACGGGGCAGGGCCCCAGCGGCGATGCGCCGGCGCTCGGTTTCGAGCTGGCGATGGCCCGCACCGGCGATTCGGCCACCGAGGCCGCCTCGGCCACCATCGTCACGCTTACCCCGGAAGAACTCGCGGCCAGGCTCGCCAAGGGCAATGTCCGCCTGATCGACGTGCGCACCGATGAGGAGGTCGCCGAAGGGGTGATCCCCGGTGCCGAGCACATCCCGCTCGACCGCTTCGATCCCGCGGCCCTCGGCCCAGCGGATGGGCGCGAAGTGGTGCTCTACTGCCGCTCCGACCGCCGCTCGGGCATTGCCGCCGAAAAGCTGGCAGAAGCGACGGGCGCGCCCGCTACCCACTTGGAAGGCGGGATCCTCGCGTGGGAAGCCGCAGGTCAGCCGGTCGAAAAGCGGCCCTGA